The following coding sequences lie in one Paenibacillus durus ATCC 35681 genomic window:
- a CDS encoding DUF2255 family protein, which translates to MSNWSKDELRQIAEADDLHISPFREDGVTYGTPTWIWSVMIGDGLYVRAYNGRNSRWYQAAVQQKAGRITAAGITKEVTFEPVDGPINDLIDASNTLFSFDRRGCNASVRGLLTNWQKIVCT; encoded by the coding sequence ATGAGCAATTGGTCTAAAGATGAACTGCGACAGATCGCCGAGGCCGATGACCTTCATATCTCACCGTTCCGTGAGGACGGGGTGACCTACGGGACCCCGACCTGGATTTGGTCCGTGATGATCGGCGATGGTCTTTATGTGCGAGCATATAATGGGCGTAACTCTCGATGGTACCAAGCCGCGGTACAGCAGAAGGCCGGGCGGATTACTGCCGCCGGTATAACCAAGGAGGTTACCTTCGAGCCGGTTGACGGTCCCATTAACGACCTCATCGACGCGTCTAATACTTTATTTTCTTTTGACAGAAGGGGCTGTAATGCTTCCGTGAGAGGTTTATTAACAAATTGGCAGAAGATTGTGTGCACATGA
- a CDS encoding aldo/keto reductase, with protein MVKKTNENIPSITLGTWSWGTGEAGGDAVFGNYLTETDLKPVFDAAMDAGFNLWDTAAAYGRGASETILGSFTKSRNDVLISTKFTPQIAGENDNAGGTNGMRKILSVVLALVLGFTSAACGGNNSGGSNPDEAETIGNNSGHSKL; from the coding sequence ATTGTTAAAAAGACGAATGAAAACATCCCTTCGATTACTCTGGGCACATGGTCATGGGGCACCGGCGAAGCTGGCGGGGATGCCGTTTTCGGGAATTATCTTACAGAAACCGACTTAAAGCCGGTATTTGACGCGGCGATGGATGCCGGATTCAATTTATGGGATACAGCGGCTGCATATGGGAGGGGCGCTTCAGAAACGATTCTGGGGAGCTTTACCAAAAGTCGTAATGATGTGCTGATCTCAACGAAATTCACTCCACAAATTGCGGGAGAAAATGACAACGCTGGAGGAACAAACGGTATGCGAAAAATATTATCTGTGGTTCTCGCTCTGGTATTGGGCTTCACTTCTGCAGCTTGTGGTGGAAATAACAGTGGAGGCTCTAATCCTGACGAAGCTGAAACGATTGGCAATAATTCAGGACATTCGAAATTGTAG
- a CDS encoding NAD(P)H-dependent oxidoreductase yields the protein MKTLVLVFHPDLTASRINRRLTEEMEKQVGVTVHRVYEAYSDEKIDVAAEQRLLEQHDRIILQFPFYWYSTPSLLKKWEDVVLTYGWAFGSKGDKLHGKELLIAVSTGAAEENYSPDGNFKYTVQELLRPLQATSNLIGTRYLTPYILNGVMQHLSDEELEQSAKDYVTYALNPELALLAVR from the coding sequence ATGAAAACACTCGTTCTTGTTTTTCACCCCGATTTAACGGCTTCCCGTATTAATCGACGCTTGACGGAAGAAATGGAGAAGCAAGTGGGCGTCACCGTTCACCGTGTCTATGAGGCTTACTCCGATGAGAAAATCGATGTCGCAGCCGAGCAGAGGCTATTGGAGCAGCACGACCGCATCATTTTGCAATTCCCTTTCTACTGGTACAGTACGCCTTCATTGTTGAAAAAATGGGAGGATGTAGTCCTTACCTATGGTTGGGCTTTTGGAAGCAAAGGGGATAAGCTGCACGGAAAAGAACTGTTGATTGCCGTTTCTACCGGAGCTGCTGAAGAAAACTATTCGCCAGACGGCAATTTTAAATACACCGTCCAAGAGCTACTGCGACCTCTTCAGGCAACCAGTAACTTGATTGGCACGCGCTATTTGACACCATATATATTGAACGGGGTAATGCAACACCTGTCAGACGAGGAGCTTGAGCAAAGTGCCAAGGATTACGTGACTTATGCATTGAACCCTGAACTTGCGCTACTTGCCGTGCGGTAA
- the dmpI gene encoding 4-oxalocrotonate tautomerase DmpI — MPVITIEAAKLTKEQKRKLVNELTASASNIMNIPEQAFFVFVKENERDNIGVAGQLLADRDDNIH, encoded by the coding sequence ATGCCTGTGATAACAATTGAAGCAGCTAAATTAACTAAAGAACAAAAAAGAAAGCTAGTAAATGAACTTACCGCATCAGCTTCAAATATTATGAATATACCTGAACAAGCATTCTTTGTTTTCGTAAAGGAAAATGAAAGAGATAATATAGGTGTTGCAGGGCAGCTTTTAGCTGACAGAGATGACAACATTCATTGA
- a CDS encoding TetR/AcrR family transcriptional regulator, which translates to MTKVDRRVLKSQEAIKKAILELMTEKNFDDITIRDISDRANVNRGTIYLHYADKFDLLDKIIEEHISNLRELCHSASDMTFKEGNYVWFEYFASNYLFFSTMLTTKSAAHFRSRFLDLVVQEYSVEVDVTDGKNQGLSEEVILQFFGAAVIGAVEWWFKNGMPLPPRVMAEQTGVLLDRNF; encoded by the coding sequence ATGACAAAAGTAGATAGACGGGTACTCAAATCTCAAGAAGCGATAAAGAAAGCAATTCTTGAACTAATGACTGAAAAAAACTTCGATGACATTACAATCCGGGATATTTCCGACAGGGCAAATGTTAATCGAGGCACAATCTATCTCCATTACGCGGATAAATTTGACTTGCTTGATAAGATTATCGAAGAACATATAAGCAATCTCCGTGAACTTTGCCATTCTGCATCTGATATGACTTTCAAAGAAGGAAATTATGTTTGGTTTGAATACTTTGCGAGTAATTATTTATTCTTTTCCACAATGTTGACCACAAAAAGCGCGGCTCATTTTCGTAGTCGGTTCCTTGACTTAGTCGTCCAAGAGTATAGCGTTGAGGTGGATGTAACCGATGGAAAAAATCAAGGATTAAGCGAAGAGGTTATTCTTCAATTCTTTGGGGCAGCTGTCATTGGGGCAGTGGAATGGTGGTTTAAGAATGGAATGCCACTTCCACCTCGTGTTATGGCAGAACAGACAGGGGTATTGTTGGATAGGAATTTTTGA
- a CDS encoding ABC transporter permease — MEAAKKHFFIDISVMLGRSMRHIFRSMDTIITVTLMPIAFMLLFVYVFGGAIQTGTDNYVNYLLPGILLMAIASGISYTAFRLFTDVQRGIFERFHTMPISRSALLWGHVLTSLVSNAISVVVIILVALTMGFRSSAGVLPWLTVAGILALFILALTWVAAIAGLSAKTVDGASAFTYPIIFLPFISSAFVPTESMPTVVRVFAENQPVTSIVEAIRALLSGQPLGNDIWIALAWCVGIMLMAYIFAMRAYKKRV, encoded by the coding sequence ATGGAGGCGGCAAAGAAACATTTCTTCATCGATATTAGCGTTATGCTTGGACGTTCCATGCGTCACATTTTCCGCAGTATGGACACCATCATCACGGTCACCCTCATGCCGATCGCGTTTATGTTGCTATTCGTCTATGTGTTCGGCGGCGCAATTCAAACCGGAACGGATAACTATGTGAATTACCTCTTACCCGGAATACTCCTTATGGCTATTGCCAGCGGAATATCCTACACGGCTTTCCGTTTGTTTACCGATGTGCAGAGGGGCATATTCGAGCGTTTTCACACCATGCCGATTTCACGTTCCGCCTTGCTTTGGGGGCATGTGCTGACTTCGCTGGTATCCAACGCCATATCGGTGGTCGTCATCATTCTCGTAGCGTTGACTATGGGTTTTCGTTCGTCCGCGGGAGTGCTGCCATGGCTTACCGTAGCCGGCATACTCGCGCTGTTTATTCTGGCCTTAACTTGGGTCGCAGCAATTGCCGGACTGTCCGCAAAAACGGTCGATGGCGCGAGCGCCTTTACCTACCCGATTATCTTCCTGCCATTTATCAGCTCGGCATTTGTGCCAACCGAGTCGATGCCGACCGTCGTTCGCGTCTTTGCCGAAAACCAGCCGGTGACCTCGATCGTAGAAGCCATCCGCGCATTGCTGTCAGGTCAGCCGCTCGGCAACGATATATGGATCGCTCTCGCGTGGTGTGTTGGAATTATGCTCATGGCTTATATCTTTGCAATGAGAGCGTATAAAAAGCGAGTATGA
- a CDS encoding ABC transporter ATP-binding protein, producing the protein MQTVQTKSIQVKGLQKSYKQHQVLKGVDFEVEKGSIFALLGSNGAGKTTVVKILTTLLKPDGGTAAINGFDVSSKPDHVRQAISLTGQFAAVDEILTGRENLIMIAKLRYLKNPRQVAEDVLIRFGLTDAADRRVSTYSGGMRRRLDIALSLVGKPQIIFLDEPTTGLDPEARIEVWKIVKELADGGTTVLLTTQYLEEAEQLADRIAILHEGRIIASGTLPELKKMFPSAKVEYVEKQPTLEEIFLAIVGKQEG; encoded by the coding sequence ATGCAAACCGTGCAAACCAAGTCCATTCAAGTAAAAGGACTGCAAAAATCCTACAAGCAGCATCAAGTGCTGAAGGGCGTAGATTTCGAGGTGGAAAAGGGCAGTATTTTCGCTCTCCTTGGTTCCAACGGGGCAGGCAAGACAACGGTTGTCAAAATCCTCACTACGCTGCTCAAACCAGACGGCGGAACCGCAGCCATAAACGGATTCGATGTTTCATCTAAACCCGATCACGTGCGGCAGGCGATCAGTCTGACCGGGCAATTTGCCGCCGTGGATGAAATTTTGACTGGACGGGAAAATCTGATCATGATTGCCAAGCTGAGATACCTCAAAAACCCACGCCAGGTTGCGGAAGACGTGTTAATACGCTTCGGCCTGACAGACGCTGCAGACCGCAGAGTGTCTACTTACTCGGGGGGGATGCGCCGCAGGCTCGACATCGCCTTGAGCCTTGTGGGAAAACCGCAAATCATTTTTCTAGATGAGCCGACCACCGGGCTTGACCCGGAGGCACGGATCGAGGTTTGGAAGATTGTCAAGGAGCTTGCCGACGGCGGGACGACAGTACTTCTCACCACACAGTATTTGGAGGAGGCCGAGCAGCTTGCCGACCGGATTGCCATTTTGCACGAAGGCAGGATTATCGCGAGCGGCACGCTCCCAGAGCTAAAAAAGATGTTCCCGTCCGCAAAGGTGGAGTATGTTGAAAAACAACCGACATTAGAGGAGATCTTCCTCGCAATCGTCGGCAAACAGGAGGGATAG
- a CDS encoding pentapeptide repeat-containing protein, which yields MNQRLTDYLNGVFTPYDGVKSVTELKADLLSDLQERYSELRAEGKDDETAFKMTIESIGDIEQTILEVANLSRSLERQVLTNFSASNLAKSDFAGVTAHKGQFKGSALHGSDFSGADLTGSSFKSSDVREANFDGANLTDCSLSALDLANASFNKTILVRTNFSKSGLDGAKFTGVKLTDVTLTMTDLRKTIFESCLFDGVNFKYSDLRGLCFDGQTFIGVTFDKAALNEVSFRGATLKNVSFQSAFTLSKKYYRAIKTICFDGATMDKLTFALLKGMEADLSKVTVI from the coding sequence ATGAATCAGAGATTGACGGACTATTTGAACGGCGTTTTTACGCCATACGACGGGGTAAAAAGCGTCACCGAATTAAAGGCCGACCTGCTCTCCGATTTACAGGAACGGTATAGTGAACTCAGAGCTGAAGGTAAAGACGATGAAACAGCGTTTAAGATGACTATTGAGAGTATCGGTGACATTGAGCAGACGATTCTGGAGGTCGCTAACCTCTCCCGCTCGCTGGAACGGCAAGTACTGACAAACTTTAGCGCAAGCAACCTGGCGAAAAGCGACTTTGCAGGCGTTACGGCCCATAAAGGACAGTTTAAAGGTAGCGCGTTGCACGGTTCCGACTTTTCGGGCGCAGATTTGACCGGCAGTTCGTTTAAGAGCAGCGACGTACGAGAAGCCAATTTTGACGGCGCGAATCTGACGGACTGCAGCCTATCCGCGCTTGACCTGGCAAATGCAAGCTTCAATAAGACGATCCTCGTAAGAACCAATTTCAGCAAGTCGGGGCTTGACGGAGCCAAATTCACAGGCGTAAAACTAACCGACGTGACGTTAACGATGACCGATCTTAGAAAAACAATTTTCGAAAGTTGTTTATTTGATGGCGTCAACTTCAAATATTCCGACCTTCGCGGGCTATGTTTCGACGGGCAAACTTTTATCGGTGTTACGTTTGACAAAGCGGCATTAAACGAAGTTTCGTTCAGGGGCGCTACACTCAAAAATGTATCATTTCAGTCTGCGTTTACCTTGTCAAAGAAGTATTATCGCGCAATCAAAACCATCTGTTTTGACGGAGCAACGATGGATAAACTGACCTTTGCTCTGCTCAAAGGCATGGAAGCCGATTTGTCAAAAGTTACTGTCATTTAA
- a CDS encoding PadR family transcriptional regulator, with protein sequence MSENKITSDLLRGHTDTMILRLLSEADRYGYEIVKLIAERSGGEYELKEATMYSSFRRLEADGDIEWYWGDESQGGRRKYFRITERGKETYARNKSNWEYAKRVLDNLL encoded by the coding sequence ATGAGCGAGAACAAGATCACATCCGACCTGTTGCGCGGACATACGGATACGATGATTTTACGGCTCTTATCCGAAGCTGATCGTTACGGTTACGAGATTGTCAAGCTGATTGCCGAGCGTTCGGGCGGCGAGTATGAATTAAAGGAAGCCACGATGTACTCCAGCTTCCGGCGGCTTGAAGCAGACGGCGACATCGAGTGGTATTGGGGCGATGAATCACAGGGCGGACGGCGCAAGTATTTTAGGATTACCGAAAGGGGCAAGGAGACTTACGCCCGTAACAAAAGCAATTGGGAGTATGCAAAGCGCGTGTTAGATAACTTATTATAA
- a CDS encoding NAD-dependent epimerase/dehydratase family protein → MKIVVIGGSGHIGTYLVPKLVKAGHKVISITRGQSKPYKEDAAWRDVEQMTLDRDKESEGEFERKIAAINADVVVDLINFSLLDTKCMAEALKNTNLSHYIFCSSIWAHGKSTALPVIEDQPKFPLDEYGIQKAKSEEYLHNLYRQEGFPETVIMPGQISGPGWVIMNPTANHDYWIFDKIRRGEEITLPNFGMETLHHVHADDVAQVFFNAITHRKSALGESFHAVGAESITLLGYAQAMYRYFGQEEKIKFLPWDEWCNYTNDKDYIDRTYYHIVRSGYYSIEKGKRLLEYYPRHTLLETVEESVAYMVEHQWFEIE, encoded by the coding sequence ATGAAAATTGTTGTGATTGGTGGAAGTGGTCATATTGGAACCTATCTCGTTCCTAAGTTAGTCAAAGCAGGACATAAGGTAATTAGCATTACTCGTGGACAAAGCAAACCCTACAAGGAAGATGCTGCTTGGAGAGATGTTGAACAGATGACTCTTGACCGAGATAAAGAATCGGAAGGAGAATTTGAAAGAAAAATTGCTGCAATAAATGCAGATGTTGTTGTTGATTTAATCAACTTTTCGCTGTTAGATACAAAATGTATGGCAGAAGCCCTGAAAAATACAAATCTCTCCCACTATATTTTCTGCTCCTCTATTTGGGCGCATGGTAAGTCAACTGCTTTGCCAGTAATTGAAGACCAGCCTAAATTTCCGTTAGACGAATATGGTATACAGAAAGCGAAAAGCGAGGAGTACCTACATAACCTTTACCGGCAGGAGGGTTTTCCAGAGACTGTTATCATGCCAGGACAGATTTCAGGTCCAGGATGGGTTATTATGAATCCAACTGCCAATCATGATTATTGGATTTTTGACAAAATCCGGCGTGGAGAAGAAATTACACTTCCGAATTTTGGTATGGAAACATTGCATCATGTGCATGCAGACGATGTGGCGCAGGTTTTCTTTAATGCAATTACTCATCGGAAATCAGCCTTAGGCGAGAGTTTTCATGCAGTAGGTGCAGAATCTATTACTTTGCTGGGTTATGCACAAGCGATGTACCGTTATTTCGGGCAGGAGGAAAAAATTAAGTTTCTTCCGTGGGACGAATGGTGTAACTATACAAACGATAAGGATTATATTGATCGGACATACTATCATATCGTCCGCAGCGGTTATTATAGTATTGAAAAAGGAAAACGCCTGCTTGAATATTATCCAAGACATACGCTTTTGGAAACCGTGGAAGAAAGTGTTGCCTATATGGTGGAACATCAGTGGTTTGAAATTGAATGA
- a CDS encoding MerR family transcriptional regulator, with translation MNYTIGQLAEKMNISAYTLRYYDNEGLLPFVKRNANGVRMFDESDLEFLHVIHCLKKTGMSIKDIRTFIGWTMEGDASIQRRYDMFQERKKEVDRQIAELEVYRECIEFKCRYYQTALEAGTEEVHWSKDNQAPDIALSKIVNLESKEGSR, from the coding sequence ATGAATTACACAATCGGACAGTTGGCTGAAAAAATGAATATTTCTGCATATACACTACGTTACTATGATAATGAAGGGCTGTTGCCCTTTGTAAAGCGCAATGCAAATGGAGTACGGATGTTTGATGAATCAGATTTGGAATTTTTGCATGTCATTCATTGTCTAAAGAAAACAGGAATGTCAATCAAGGATATTCGGACGTTTATTGGTTGGACGATGGAAGGGGATGCATCAATCCAGCGACGTTATGATATGTTTCAGGAGAGAAAAAAGGAGGTTGACCGGCAAATAGCAGAATTGGAAGTCTACCGTGAATGTATTGAATTTAAATGCAGGTATTACCAAACAGCATTGGAGGCAGGAACAGAAGAGGTACATTGGAGTAAAGACAACCAAGCACCAGACATAGCGCTTAGTAAAATAGTAAATTTAGAAAGCAAGGAGGGATCACGATGA
- a CDS encoding IclR family transcriptional regulator, with protein MCGVISKTIQILDILVPQGSEKEMSVTEISRELDMPVQSVHRILNSLSKYGFVAQNRNNRRYKLGLSVMKYGFLMWDSLMLRSVSKPYMEELSQKTNETVYLATRENEEGVYIDCIDSPQILKISEPIGLRLPLFIGASNRVILAYLPQKEREKILSNVDWSSVPSLKPLTRDYIEQEIEIIRQQGFAVTSGEATDGTTGIGAPVFSYDNTVIGSINCAGPSFRFTSQNIEKYSFYVKKYAEMISKELGFRTPYRLKEK; from the coding sequence ATGTGCGGTGTCATTTCAAAGACGATCCAGATACTAGATATCCTTGTTCCTCAGGGGAGCGAAAAGGAGATGAGTGTTACTGAAATCAGCAGGGAACTGGATATGCCTGTCCAAAGTGTTCATCGGATTTTAAACTCATTGTCGAAGTATGGATTTGTTGCTCAAAATCGTAATAACAGAAGGTACAAGCTCGGTTTATCCGTCATGAAATACGGTTTTTTGATGTGGGATAGTCTTATGCTCCGCTCTGTATCCAAGCCTTATATGGAGGAGCTTTCGCAAAAAACGAATGAGACCGTCTACTTGGCTACAAGGGAAAACGAAGAAGGGGTGTATATCGATTGCATCGATTCCCCGCAAATCCTTAAAATATCGGAACCGATCGGTCTCAGGCTGCCGCTGTTTATTGGAGCTTCCAACCGCGTTATTTTGGCTTATTTGCCCCAAAAGGAACGGGAGAAAATATTGTCGAACGTGGATTGGAGCTCCGTTCCTTCGCTGAAGCCGCTGACGCGGGACTATATCGAACAGGAAATTGAGATCATTCGCCAGCAGGGGTTTGCCGTGACATCCGGAGAAGCGACCGATGGTACGACAGGTATCGGAGCGCCGGTTTTCTCCTACGATAATACGGTTATCGGTTCCATTAATTGTGCAGGCCCCTCGTTTCGTTTTACCTCGCAAAATATCGAGAAGTACAGCTTTTATGTCAAAAAATATGCCGAAATGATTTCGAAAGAACTCGGGTTCCGCACTCCATACCGACTTAAAGAAAAATAG